The Argentina anserina chromosome 3, drPotAnse1.1, whole genome shotgun sequence genome includes a region encoding these proteins:
- the LOC126789464 gene encoding uncharacterized protein LOC126789464, whose protein sequence is MARRHSSELSDKDKRYRSKKNPKSNNRGKEINSSGFDDREYCRKRKDLDIDEGYRTKRHEHHRKESRNNERDGNSKPRHGRSILQEGNRNLNTDALGSGKRDPVYVPPYKLARMMKEVEDKSSIEYQRLSWDALKKSINGVVNKVNAANLKNIIPEIFSENLIRGRGLFCRSIMKSQMASPAFTDVIAALVAAVNTKFPEVGRLLLRRIVLNLKIAFKRNDKTQLLAAVKFVAHLVNQQVAHEIVALELLTVLLENPTDDSVEVAVSCVTDCGSMLQDLSPKGLRGIFDRFLGILHEGDIDKRVQFLIEGLLALRKAKFNGHPAVRPELDLVEQEDQFTHEVSLQDEMDPEDSLNIFTLDPNFLENEKRYEEVKKTILGEEESEYGDDDNESEEEEEDEEQRMQIKDKTDTDLVNLRRTIYLTIMNSLGFEEAGNKLLKIKLEPGQEMELCTMLLECCRQEKKYIRFYGLLGQRLCMIKRVYQENFERCFVQQYSMIHRLETNEIRNVASFYAHLLSTDAITWYCIAYMRLTEEDTTSSSRIFIKILFQELSEALGVLKLNERLHDPAMQESSESILPRDNLRNTKFAINFFTQIGLGPLTENLRRVYSDQRAQLIKQQQEAVSDSKSESSSR, encoded by the coding sequence ATGGCTAGAAGGCACAGTAGTGAATTGAGCGATAAAGATAAGAGGTACAGAAGTAAAAAGAATCCCAAGTCGAACAATCGTGGCAAGGAAATCAATTCTTCAGGTTTTGATGATAGAGAATATTGTCGAAAAAGAAAGGACTTGGATATTGATGAAGGTTATAGAACAAAGCGACATGAGCATCATAGGAAGGAATCTCGAAACAATGAGCGAGATGGCAATTCAAAACCACGTCATGGACGCTCTATATTGCAAGAGGGAAACCGAAACCTGAACACTGATGCGTTAGGTTCGGGAAAGAGAGATCCAGTTTACGTTCCGCCTTATAAGTTGGCCCGAATGATGAAAGAGGTCGAAGATAAAAGTAGCATCGAGTATCAGAGGCTGTCATGGGATGCCCTAAAAAAGAGCATCAATGGGGTAGTAAACAAGGTCAATGCTGCCAACCTAAAGAATATCATCCCTGAAATCTTTTCGGAGAATCTCATTCGCGGTAGGGGTCTCTTCTGTCGATCCATTATGAAGTCACAGATGGCATCTCCGGCATTCACAGACGTTATTGCGGCCTTGGTTGCTGCTGTCAACACCAAGTTTCCTGAAGTCGGACGGCTATTGTTGAGAAGAATTGTCCTCAATCTTAAGATAGCATTCAAGCGGAACGACAAGACACAGCTACTAGCTGCAGTTAAATTCGTTGCTCATCTTGTAAACCAGCAAGTGGCTCATGAGATTGTAGCACTGGAATTGCTCACTGTGCTACTTGAGAACCCTACTGATGATAGTGTTGAAGTTGCTGTTTCGTGTGTGACAGATTGTGGCTCAATGCTTCAAGACCTTTCACCAAAAGGGCTGCGCGGCATCTTTGATAGGTTTCTGGGGATTCTTCATGAAGGTGATATTGACAAACGAGTACAGTTTTTGATTGAAGGCTTATTAGCTTTAAGGAAAGCCAAGTTCAATGGGCACCCTGCTGTTCGTCCAGAGTTGGACCTTGTAGAGCAAGAAGATCAGTTCACCCATGAGGTGTCTCTCCAAGATGAGATGGATCCAGAAGATAGCCTCAATATTTTTACATTGGACCCTAATTTCCTTGAGAATGAGAAGCGCTACGAAGAAGTGAAGAAAACAATACTAGGTGAAGAGGAGTCTGAATATGGCGATGACGACAATGaatctgaagaagaagaagaggacgaAGAGCAGCGCATGCAAATAAAAGATAAGACAGACACAGATCTTGTCAATCTTCGAAGAACTATATATCTGACCATCATGAATAGTCTAGGTTTTGAGGAAGCAGGTAATAAGCTCCTTAAGATTAAGCTCGAACCAGGCCAAGAGATGGAGCTATGCACTATGCTCTTAGAATGTTGCCGTCAGGAGAAGAAGTACATCCGATTTTACGGTCTCTTGGGACAGCGGCTCTGCATGATCAAAAGAGTCTACCAGGAAAACTTTGAGAGATGTTTTGTACAGCAGTACTCGATGATCCACCGCCTCGAAACAAACGAGATCCGCAATGTTGCTTCATTTTACGCTCATTTACTCTCAACAGATGCTATTACATGGTATTGCATAGCCTATATGCGACTAACCGAAGAGGACACCACTTCATCTTCTCGGATTTTTATCAAGATCCTTTTCCAGGAGCTGTCGGAGGCGCTTGGCGTTCTTAAGCTTAATGAACGGCTCCATGATCCGGCTATGCAAGAAAGTAGTGAGTCTATTTTGCCTAGGGATAATCTAAGGAACACGAAGTTCGCCATAAATTTCTTCACTCAAATAGGGCTCGGTCCCCTCACTGAGAACCTGCGTCGTGTGTATTCGGATCAACGGGCACAGCTAATTAAGCAACAGCAAGAAGCAGTTTCTGATTCAAAATCGGAATCTTCAAGTAGATGA
- the LOC126786063 gene encoding O-fucosyltransferase 15 — protein MSLTAVQDTSESESDHGPNSDQADPNAARLSSSFLFRSGTPRSRQSSPGHSPRPGTRFGDADSETTSCWGEGFSVQRRSGKRRAERAWYSEKRVKGFVGVIGLVVFYFVMNWVMLLRLQDHRLHSKSWFSGKSSSSPAPVSVTIQAKWKKNGKGKRPAKGKYGRLLGLAAHALAEGYSKPEPKDLWQEPFVPASSWKPCADQRSWEPNEGKNGYIMVTANGGMNQQRVGVCNVVVIARLLNATLVVPKFLYSSIWRDVSQFSDIYQEDHFINYLSPDIRIVKELPKELQSLDLEAIGSLVTDADIPKEAKPSFYLKHITPILLKNGVVHFLGFGNRLAFDPIPFQLQRLRCRCNFHSLQFVPKIQQTGALLLQRLRHSESHPGPLDHYLVGPYAASIEKENEGPAKKVSKYLALHLRFEIDMVAHSLCEFGGGDAEQKELEAFRAIHFPALVHLQKTKTLPTPAVLRSEGLCPLSPEEAVLMLAALGFKRKTHIFVAGSQIYGGRSRMIALTSLYPKLVTKENLLTPAELEPFKNFKSQLAALDFIGCTAADAFAMTDSGSQLSSLVSGFRIYYGGGLTPTIRPNKRRLASIFSKNSSIEWRVFEQRVRKAVRQTKHVQPRPRARSVYRYPRCNDCMCNMTLVT, from the exons ATGTCCCTCACCGCCGTCCAAGACACCTCCGAATCCGAATCTGACCACGGGCCCAATTCAGATCAGGCCGACCCCAACGCCGCCCGACTTAGCAGCTCCTTCCTTTTCCGGTCGGGCACTCCGAGGAGCCGCCAGTCATCTCCGGGTCACTCGCCCCGACCCGGCACTAGGTTCGGCGATGCGGATTCCGAAACGACGTCGTGTTGGGGTGAAGGGTTTAGTGTGCAAAGGAGATCAGGGAAGAGGAGAGCGGAGAGGGCTTGGTATAGTGAGAAGAGAGTGAAAGGGTTTGTGGGTGTGATTGGATTGGTTGTTTTCTACTTTGTTATGAATTGGGTCATGCTTCTGAGGCTACAAGATCACCGCCTTCATAGTAAGTCTTGGTTTTCCGGCAAGTCTTCATCGTCTCCGGCGCCGGTATCGGTGACCATTCAG GCGAAGTGGAAAAAAAATGGTAAAGGGAAAAGGCCAGCGAAAGGTAAGTATGGAAGATTGTTGGGGTTAGCTGCTCATGCCTTGGCAGAG GGATATAGTAAGCCCGAGCCAAAAGATTTGTGGCAGGAGCCATTTGTTCCTGCTTCTTCTTGGAAACCTTGTGCCGACCAACGTAGCTGGGAACCCAacg AGGGAaaaaatggatatatcatgGTCACTGCAAATGGTGGAATGAACCAGCAGCGGGTTGGG GTCTGCAATGTTGTTGTTATTGCAAGATTACTCAATGCAACCCTGGTTGTTCCCAAATTTTTGTATAGTAGTATATGGAGAGATGTAAG TCAATTCAGCGATATCTATCAGGAGGATCATTTTATTAACTACTTGAGTCCTGATATTCGGATAGTGAAGGAACTCCCTAAGGAACTGCAGTCATTAGATCTGGAAGCTATTGGCAGTCTT GTGACAGATGCAGACATCCCTAAAGAGGCAAAGCCAAGCTTTTACTTGAAACATATCACTCCTATTCTACTTAAAAATGGAGTTGTACATTTTCTTGGATTTGGGAATCGGTTGGCATTTGATCCTATACCATTTCAGTTGCAG AGACTTCGATGCAGATGTAATTTTCATTCCCTGCAATTTGTTCCCAAGATACAACAAACGGGGGCTTTACTTCTTCAAAGGTTACGTCACAGTGAAAGTCATCCTGGACCACTGGATCATTATTTAGTTGGTCCATATGCAGCATCAATcgagaaagaaaatgaaggtCCTGCTAAGAAAGTTTCCAAGTATCTGGCGCTACACCTGAGGTTTGAAATTGACATGGTAGCTCATTCTTTGTGTGAATTTGGCGGAGGAGATGCAGAGCAAAAGGAGTTGGAAGCTTTTCGAGCAATACATTTCCCTGCATTGGTACATCTCCAGAAGACTAAAAC GCTACCTACTCCTGCAGTACTGAGGTCAGAAGGCTTGTGTCCCTTGTCACCTGAAGAAGCAGTGCTTATGCTTGCTGCTCTTGGTTTCAAGCGTAAGACACATATATTTGTGGCAGGGTCACAGATATATGGAGGGAGATCAAGGATGATTGCTTTAACAAGCTTGTACCCTAAATTGGTGACTAAAGAAAACTTGCTTACACCCGCTGAACTTGAACCTTTCAAGAATTTTAAATCTCAG TTAGCAGCACTGGACTTCATAGGCTGCACCGCTGCTGATGCATTTGCAATGACTGATTCTGGAAGTCAGTTATCATCCTTGGTATCTGGTTTTCGCATATACTATGGTGGAGGCCTGACTCCAACAATACGACCAAACAAACGGAGGCTTGCCAGCATTTTTTCGAAGAACTCCAGTATTGAATGGCGTGTGTTTGAGCAGAGAGTAAGAAAGGCAGTTAGACAGACCAAACATGTGCAACCAAGGCCCAGGGCAAGGAGTGTTTATCGATATCCACGGTGCAACGATTGTATGTGCAACATGACATTAGTGACATAG